The Terriglobia bacterium genome segment GGCGTGGGCGCGATGCGATCGAAAGACACCAGCTTCAGGCACACCGTCGGACAGACATCGACGCATCCGCCGCACAGGATGCAGCGCTCGCCGTCGAAGATGGTGTTGATGCCGCAATCCAGACAGCGTCCGGCCTCGGCGCGCGCCTCCTCTTCGTTGTAGCCGATCTCCACCAGCGCCGACGGGTCCTTCAGCCGCTCTTCCGCGGAACGGGTGGGAATGGCCAGGCGAGCGCGGCGTTCGTAGTGCTTTTCCCGCTGATAATGCTCGAGAGGAGCGTGGAACTGCACTTCCTCCGGCGCGATCTCCCGGCCTCGCAGATGCCGGTAGATGGAGCGCGCGGCCTGCTTGCCGCTGGCAATGGCATGAATCATCAGCCGCGGTCCGTAGGCGATGTCACCGGCGATGAAGATCCCCGGCGCGGAGGTGGCACAGGTCGCGGGATCGTTCACGATCTGCTGCGGGGAGCGCATCTGGATGCCGTCGCGCTCCGCATCGAGGAAGCTCAGGTCCGCCGATTGCCCGACCGACAGCAGGACCGTGTCGCCCTCGATTTCGGTGGTGACACTCTCGTCGAACTTGGGGGCGAATCGCTTGTTCTGGTCATAGACCTGGACGCAGCGCACAAACCGCACGCCCCGCACGAACTTCTGCCCGTTGCTCTCCCGCACCAGGATTTCCTTCGGCCCCCAACTGTTGTGCCGAAGGATGCCCTCTTCCTGTCCCTCGACGATCTCCACCGTGTCCGCCGGCATCTCTTCCAGCGATTCCAGGCAGACCAGATTCACCTGGCGTACGCCCGCCATGCGGGCCGCGGTGCGGGAGACGTCGTACTCTTCCTGGCGCAGCACCGTGCGCGCCACGTCGTAGGCGACGTTGCCACCGCCCACCACGATCACGCGCTGGCCCAACTCCACCTTCTTGCCCAGGGCCACGTCGCGGAGAAAATCCACGCCCCCCATCACCCCAATCGCTTCCGCGTTCGGGATGGGCAACGCACGCGAGCGTTTGGCGCCGCAGGCAATCACAACCGCCGCGAAGTCGCGCCGCAGGTCGGCAAAACTCACGTCCTTTCCCACCTGGGTACTGCAGCGGATCTCCACGCCCATGGCCTGGATCACCGCCACTTCGGCTTCGATCAGTTTGCGCGGCAGACGATAGCCCGGCACCCCGGTAGCCAGCATGCCTGCAGGTATGGGATCCATTTCGAAGATGGTTGGACGAAAGCCCATCAGCGCGAGATCGTGCCCGGCAGCCAGGCCGGCAGGCCCGCAGCCGATGATCGCGATGCGCTCTCCCGTGGGCTGGGGAAAGTCTGCGTTGGCGAGGAAATCGAGAAGGTGACGGAGTTCGTCGAGATCGTCGCACTGACGATCGGCGCTCTCGCTTTTTAGGTACGGGAACAGCTCTTTGCCGGCATCGGCCCGGGATTCGCAGCCGAACTTTTCACACACGAACCGCTTGAGCGCGCGGATGGAGATGGGCTGGTCGATGCTGCCCCGCCGGCAGGCCGCCTCGCAGGGTGCCCCGCAGATGCGCCCGCAGATGGAGGCCAGAGGGTTCGGACCGCGAGCGATCAGGTAGGCGTCTTCATACTCTCCCGACGCGATGGCCCGCACATAACCGCGCGCATCGGTGTGGACCGGACACGCGTACTGGCATTTGATCTGTTCGCGCCAATACTCCCGGTCTGCGAATCGGACCTGGTATTGCTGCTGGTCCAACGGTCCCGCCTAAGAAGAATGTGAATGAGGAGAAGAGAGTGCACCTTGGATCGAACCCCGTCTATGACGTAAGTCACACCCAGACCGGACATCCTTCGACCGTTGCAATCTGCCTTTCGCGTCGATCCCCGGCCCGGCGGCGTGGAGCAGCGAGCTTGAATCTTGAAGCCCTCCCTGGCATTCTGTGCCAATTCGGGATTTCGGCGACCGGCGCCCGCTGAAAAGTTGTACTCGGCCGGATCCTGCTGCAAGATCGTTCCATGGCAACATGACCTGCACCTCGAGACCGCCGAGGAGGTGATATTCATGGGCGCGTTGGCCGAAAATGCCGTCAGAGAAGTTCCGGCCCATGCCGCAATCGAGCTCTTCGATACTCTTCTCGCGCGATACGGCAAAGGCGACTTGCAAGTCCGATTGTGGGACGGAAGCGCGTGCGGCGCCGGCCAACCGCGCTGCACTCTCGTCATCAAACATCCCGACGTGGTGCGGCGGATGTGCGATTGTCCGAATGAGCAGGCGCTGGGCGAGGCCTACGTCTGCGATGAATTCGATATCAAGGGCGACATCGGCACTGCCCTGGAATTCGGCGACTCTCTTTTTCGGCAGGAATTTCCCCTGGCAGACCGTCTTCGCATCGCAGCGCTCTTACGCAGATTGCCGGCCGGCGGCCGCTTGCGACTCCTTCGCCCGGCGCTCCGCCTGCATGGGTGGCTCCATTCCAAAGAGCGCGATCGGGAGGCGATCCGCTATCATTACGACCTGCCCACCGAGTTCTACGCCCTCTGGCTCGATCCGCGGCTGGTGTATTCCTGCGCCTATTTCCAAACGCCTCAAGATGATCTGGAGGCAGCGCAGGTGCGCAAGCTGGACTATATCTGCCGAAAGCTGCGGCTGTGCCGGGGTGAACGCCTGCTGGATATCGGCTGCGGCTGGGGTGCTCTCGTCCTGCACGCGGCGGAGCACTATGGCGTGGATGCGTTGGGAATCACTCTCAGCGCCCGGCAGGCGGAGGTGGCCGGGGAGCGGATTCGCGCGTCCGGGCTGGCCACCACCCGGTGCCACGTCGAGCTGCGCGACTATCGTGACCTCGAGGGCAGGGAACAGTTTGACAAGATTGCCAGCGTCGGCATGTTTGAACACGTGGGCAAGAAACTGCTGCCGGAATACTTCGCACGCGCCTGGCAGCTACTCAAGCCCGGCGGCGTATTCCTGAACCACGGGATCGCCTACTCGGCGACATGGCCTCTGCCCAAGCCTTCGTTTTCCGACACCTACGTGTTTCCGGATGGCGAGTTAGCGCCCATCAACGAGAGTTTGCGCGCCGCGGAAATCGGCGGCTTCGAGGTGAGGGATGTGGAGAGCCTGCGCGAGCATTACACGTTGACTCTGAAACGGTGGGTGCACAGACTGGAGGAGCATGCTGAGCAAGCTCGCCGAATCACCAACGACAGCACCTATCGCATCTGGAGACTATACATGGCAGGCTCGGCGCATCGTTTCGCGAGCGGCAGGGTGAATATCTATCAGACACTGCTGGCAAAACCTGAGCACGGCGACAGCCGGCTTCCCCTGGCCCGCGATGACTGGTATCGGGAATAGAAGCTATCTCAGGAATGGTTTTTGGGCAGGGCACGGCTTCAGCCGTGCCGCCCAGAACCGCGAATAATGCGGGCTTTAGACTAGCCCCTGGGGGAGTCGGCACCTTACTTCTAGACGCACCTCTTGATCCGGGCTGGATTGGGCTATCGGCCGCCGGATACTGGCATGCGGCGGAATCAACGTGGGTCCCGGGCAAGTAACCAGCTTGCGGAATGCGATTGCATGGCTCACACCCGAAAATTCCAATAAAAGCGATTACCCTGTATCCATGCCTGCCAAAACGGCGACCTCCCCTTTACCGCGCGTAGTTGTGGCCACAACGGCCATGCTCAGCTTTATCTCGTTTTGGCGAGTAGCGGCCATTGTTCTGAGCGATCTCGGTTCTTCGGCC includes the following:
- a CDS encoding FAD-dependent oxidoreductase, which encodes MDQQQYQVRFADREYWREQIKCQYACPVHTDARGYVRAIASGEYEDAYLIARGPNPLASICGRICGAPCEAACRRGSIDQPISIRALKRFVCEKFGCESRADAGKELFPYLKSESADRQCDDLDELRHLLDFLANADFPQPTGERIAIIGCGPAGLAAGHDLALMGFRPTIFEMDPIPAGMLATGVPGYRLPRKLIEAEVAVIQAMGVEIRCSTQVGKDVSFADLRRDFAAVVIACGAKRSRALPIPNAEAIGVMGGVDFLRDVALGKKVELGQRVIVVGGGNVAYDVARTVLRQEEYDVSRTAARMAGVRQVNLVCLESLEEMPADTVEIVEGQEEGILRHNSWGPKEILVRESNGQKFVRGVRFVRCVQVYDQNKRFAPKFDESVTTEIEGDTVLLSVGQSADLSFLDAERDGIQMRSPQQIVNDPATCATSAPGIFIAGDIAYGPRLMIHAIASGKQAARSIYRHLRGREIAPEEVQFHAPLEHYQREKHYERRARLAIPTRSAEERLKDPSALVEIGYNEEEARAEAGRCLDCGINTIFDGERCILCGGCVDVCPTVCLKLVSFDRIAPTP
- a CDS encoding cyclopropane-fatty-acyl-phospholipid synthase family protein, which codes for MGALAENAVREVPAHAAIELFDTLLARYGKGDLQVRLWDGSACGAGQPRCTLVIKHPDVVRRMCDCPNEQALGEAYVCDEFDIKGDIGTALEFGDSLFRQEFPLADRLRIAALLRRLPAGGRLRLLRPALRLHGWLHSKERDREAIRYHYDLPTEFYALWLDPRLVYSCAYFQTPQDDLEAAQVRKLDYICRKLRLCRGERLLDIGCGWGALVLHAAEHYGVDALGITLSARQAEVAGERIRASGLATTRCHVELRDYRDLEGREQFDKIASVGMFEHVGKKLLPEYFARAWQLLKPGGVFLNHGIAYSATWPLPKPSFSDTYVFPDGELAPINESLRAAEIGGFEVRDVESLREHYTLTLKRWVHRLEEHAEQARRITNDSTYRIWRLYMAGSAHRFASGRVNIYQTLLAKPEHGDSRLPLARDDWYRE